In the genome of Candidatus Bathyarchaeota archaeon, one region contains:
- a CDS encoding DDE-type integrase/transposase/recombinase, with protein MALTTAQLKARKERGKAIAVMSDQVKVFEYSSYKVKSQSGNGKYEVLKTSIGWMCSCPDHIYRHVKCKHIYAVEFSLALKKRIEPTRITPINNVSSCVFCGSDNIVKDGIRHNKHTDIQKFYCRNCQQYFSFNVGFEKMKHSPQAITTALQLYFSGESLRNTQKSLRLLGVEVAHSTVYKWIKKYIGLMEKYIEKLRPNVSDTWRADELWVKFKGDMKYVFAIMDDETRYWIAQEVAETKYKHDARKLFQMAKKVTGKKPETLITDGLQSYHQAFKREFWTLRNPRTKHVRHIKIQGDMNNNKMERLNGEIRDREKVMRGLKRKDTPILTGIQIFHNYIREHEGLKGKTPAEACGITVEGKNKWITLIQNASKHASVKNSFYSSKGLRRYI; from the coding sequence ATGGCTTTAACAACAGCACAACTCAAAGCTCGTAAAGAACGGGGAAAGGCAATAGCGGTCATGTCTGACCAAGTCAAAGTTTTTGAATATAGCAGTTACAAAGTCAAATCCCAATCTGGAAACGGAAAATATGAAGTTCTGAAAACTAGCATTGGTTGGATGTGTAGCTGTCCAGACCACATATACCGACATGTCAAATGCAAACACATCTACGCCGTAGAATTTTCGTTAGCACTAAAGAAAAGAATAGAACCCACACGGATTACACCAATAAACAACGTTTCTTCTTGCGTGTTCTGTGGTTCAGATAACATAGTAAAAGATGGAATCCGACACAACAAACACACAGACATTCAAAAATTCTACTGCCGAAACTGTCAACAATACTTCTCCTTCAATGTAGGATTTGAAAAGATGAAACATAGTCCGCAAGCAATAACAACAGCACTGCAACTATATTTTAGCGGAGAATCACTGCGGAACACTCAGAAATCGCTCAGACTTCTAGGCGTAGAAGTTGCACACTCAACGGTTTACAAATGGATAAAGAAGTATATCGGATTAATGGAAAAATACATCGAGAAATTAAGACCGAATGTTTCGGATACTTGGAGAGCTGATGAACTTTGGGTGAAATTCAAAGGCGATATGAAATATGTTTTCGCCATAATGGACGATGAAACTCGTTACTGGATTGCCCAAGAGGTTGCAGAAACCAAATACAAACATGACGCAAGAAAACTATTCCAAATGGCCAAAAAGGTAACTGGAAAGAAACCTGAAACTCTAATAACTGACGGTCTGCAATCGTATCATCAAGCATTCAAGAGAGAGTTTTGGACACTCCGTAACCCAAGAACCAAGCATGTGCGCCACATCAAAATTCAAGGGGATATGAATAATAACAAGATGGAAAGGTTGAATGGCGAAATAAGAGATCGAGAGAAAGTTATGAGGGGATTAAAACGGAAAGACACGCCAATATTAACAGGTATCCAAATTTTCCACAACTACATTAGAGAACATGAAGGGTTAAAGGGTAAGACACCAGCCGAAGCATGTGGAATAACTGTTGAAGGAAAAAACAAATGGATAACCTTAATCCAAAATGCAAGCAAGCATGCTTCAGTGAAGAATAGTTTCTATTCCTCTAAAGGATTAAGACGATACATCTAG
- the thsB gene encoding thermosome subunit beta, producing the protein MAYLTTQGGQPILILKEGTGRRRGREAQRNNIMAARTIGEVLRTTLGPRGMDKMLIDSLGDITITNDGAAILDDVDVEHPAAKMMVEVAKTQDDMVGDGTTTAVVLAGELLKHAEELLDQNIHPLIIVSGYRKAAQKAVEILNKIGIIVDIEDRATLRKVALTSMGSKAVGSARETFADIAIDAVRQIAEKRGDRWIADIDNIQITKKEGKSLFDSQLVKGIIIDKEVVHAGMPKITKSAKIALLDCPLEVEKTEFNAEIRIKDPAQIQAFLDQETHMLQDMVKKITASGANVLFCQKGMDDMAQHFLAKKGVLSARRVKQSDMEKLARATSGKIITNLEDLKKKDLGTAGLVEERKVGDDKMIFVEKCKTPHSVAILIRAGLERMVDEAERAMHDALSVVSDVIENNKIVPGGGAIEEELAKEIREYATKIGGREQLAIEAFAESLEIVPKTLAENAGLDKIDILVGLRAAHEKQKGHLMGVNVFTGKIVNMERNGVIEPMAVKEQAIKSATESASMIMRIDDVIAATKPKEPGKGPGGMPED; encoded by the coding sequence ATGGCTTATTTAACTACCCAAGGCGGACAACCGATACTAATTCTTAAAGAAGGAACTGGCAGGCGACGCGGCCGAGAGGCTCAGAGAAACAACATCATGGCAGCACGAACAATAGGAGAAGTACTTCGCACTACTCTAGGTCCTCGTGGAATGGACAAAATGCTAATTGACTCCCTAGGTGACATAACAATAACAAACGACGGTGCAGCCATACTCGACGACGTAGATGTTGAACACCCCGCGGCAAAGATGATGGTGGAAGTGGCTAAAACCCAAGATGACATGGTTGGCGACGGAACGACAACAGCCGTAGTGTTGGCAGGCGAGCTTCTCAAACACGCAGAAGAACTCTTAGACCAAAACATCCACCCATTAATAATCGTAAGCGGCTACCGCAAAGCGGCACAAAAAGCGGTTGAAATCCTCAACAAAATAGGCATCATTGTAGACATAGAAGACCGTGCAACGCTTCGAAAGGTTGCATTAACTAGCATGGGAAGCAAAGCAGTAGGTTCTGCAAGAGAAACATTCGCAGATATTGCCATTGATGCTGTGAGGCAAATTGCCGAAAAACGCGGCGACAGGTGGATAGCTGACATCGACAATATTCAAATCACCAAAAAAGAGGGAAAAAGCCTCTTCGACAGCCAACTTGTTAAAGGCATCATAATCGACAAAGAAGTCGTCCACGCAGGAATGCCGAAAATAACTAAAAGCGCGAAAATTGCTTTGCTTGATTGCCCCCTTGAAGTCGAAAAAACAGAATTCAATGCTGAAATACGCATCAAAGACCCAGCCCAAATACAAGCTTTCCTAGACCAAGAAACACATATGCTCCAAGACATGGTAAAGAAAATCACAGCTTCAGGCGCCAACGTACTCTTCTGCCAAAAAGGAATGGACGACATGGCACAGCACTTCCTAGCCAAAAAAGGCGTACTTTCCGCGAGAAGAGTAAAGCAGTCGGACATGGAAAAACTCGCCAGGGCAACCAGTGGAAAAATCATCACAAACCTAGAAGACCTCAAGAAGAAAGATTTAGGAACAGCAGGTCTCGTCGAGGAACGGAAAGTCGGCGACGACAAAATGATATTCGTAGAAAAATGCAAGACGCCTCACTCAGTAGCCATCCTGATCCGCGCAGGCCTAGAACGCATGGTGGACGAAGCTGAACGCGCAATGCACGACGCCCTTTCAGTAGTCTCAGACGTCATCGAAAACAACAAAATAGTCCCAGGCGGCGGAGCCATCGAAGAAGAACTCGCAAAGGAAATCCGCGAATACGCTACAAAAATTGGTGGAAGAGAACAACTAGCCATAGAAGCCTTCGCGGAATCACTTGAAATCGTGCCAAAAACCTTGGCGGAAAACGCGGGCTTGGACAAAATTGACATTCTCGTAGGCTTAAGAGCTGCTCACGAAAAGCAAAAAGGCCACCTAATGGGAGTGAACGTTTTCACGGGCAAAATTGTCAACATGGAACGCAACGGCGTAATAGAACCCATGGCCGTGAAGGAACAAGCGATAAAGTCTGCTACAGAATCTGCATCCATGATAATGCGCATAGACGATGTAATAGCCGCAACGAAGCCAAAAGAACCAGGGAAAGGCCCAGGTGGAATGCCTGAAGACTAA
- a CDS encoding ABC transporter ATP-binding protein has product MLGKVRVDALQGVNLRVEKGDFLAISGPSGSGKSTLLNMIGALDKPTEGTVFIEGVDISTLDDNGLADLRRRVGFVFQFFNLIPRLTARGNVELPMAIPGLGKKERRKLAEELLETVGLKERVDHKPAELSGGERQRVAIARALANNPKFLLMDEPTGNIDSKTANEIIELVKRLNEEKGVTIIMITHDQNLASQAKKRVQMLDGLVIPEEVN; this is encoded by the coding sequence ATGCTTGGAAAAGTTCGGGTAGATGCCTTGCAAGGAGTAAATTTGAGAGTTGAAAAGGGTGATTTCCTCGCAATCTCGGGGCCTTCTGGTAGTGGTAAATCTACACTTCTGAATATGATTGGCGCATTGGACAAGCCAACAGAGGGGACGGTGTTCATAGAAGGTGTTGACATTTCCACATTAGATGACAACGGACTGGCCGACTTGAGGCGGAGAGTAGGTTTTGTATTTCAATTTTTCAATCTTATTCCACGGCTTACTGCAAGAGGAAATGTTGAATTGCCAATGGCTATACCTGGCTTAGGTAAAAAGGAGAGAAGAAAACTCGCTGAAGAGCTTCTTGAAACCGTGGGCCTGAAGGAAAGAGTGGATCATAAACCAGCTGAACTTAGCGGCGGTGAACGTCAACGTGTGGCGATTGCCAGAGCTTTGGCAAACAATCCGAAATTTCTGCTAATGGATGAGCCTACAGGAAACATTGACTCTAAAACTGCAAATGAAATAATAGAGCTAGTTAAAAGGCTGAATGAGGAGAAGGGGGTAACAATAATAATGATTACACATGACCAGAATTTAGCATCTCAGGCGAAGAAAAGAGTGCAGATGCTTGACGGCCTAGTAATCCCCGAAGAGGTGAACTAA
- a CDS encoding ABC transporter permease, which translates to MKVNDIFSYAFGAIRLRKLRAGLTTLGVVIGIAAIVALLSISQGLQDTITGQLQTGFATDTLIVSPGGGFIMGPSTGADFNLLVNYTQIIDEIENVEMSVAVIRKACYIKSDETEFMLTIVGVDFAKYADIYSSTFVAENGEIPLNPENEIAVVGKRISDPWRNETLLYNVDDTIEIIWTNTTTWPLTNETYTGQVSAVLKEIGGFGIGPSDNSVYIPISQAQSFFGTDECDTIIVQLENDDEATIESVSETIEEAFSGQVSVISSTAVLSTISSVFSTMELFLGGIAGISLLVAGIGIMNIMIVSLMERTREIGILKALGMRSRTVLLIFLSEAVIVGLMGAVIGVASGWVLANVVAAVLSGGGPPGTGQGTHAATGGGIAITPVLTPAVFLGALAFGVILSVIFALYPAWRASKLKPVEALRYE; encoded by the coding sequence TTGAAAGTAAACGACATTTTCTCTTATGCCTTCGGTGCAATACGATTGAGGAAACTTCGTGCAGGCCTAACAACATTAGGAGTAGTTATCGGCATTGCAGCCATCGTTGCTTTGCTTTCAATTAGCCAAGGTCTCCAAGATACTATAACTGGACAGCTCCAAACAGGATTCGCGACCGACACGCTAATTGTTTCTCCTGGGGGAGGCTTCATTATGGGTCCTAGTACAGGAGCTGATTTCAATTTGCTAGTTAATTATACGCAAATAATCGATGAAATAGAAAATGTTGAGATGTCAGTGGCGGTAATTCGAAAGGCATGCTACATTAAATCCGATGAAACGGAGTTTATGCTCACTATAGTAGGTGTGGATTTCGCCAAATATGCAGACATTTACAGTAGCACCTTTGTAGCTGAAAATGGGGAAATTCCTCTAAACCCGGAAAACGAGATTGCTGTAGTTGGAAAACGGATTAGTGATCCTTGGCGGAATGAAACATTACTCTACAATGTAGATGACACCATCGAGATCATCTGGACTAATACAACCACGTGGCCCCTAACAAATGAAACTTATACTGGACAAGTTTCGGCTGTTCTTAAGGAAATTGGAGGCTTCGGCATCGGACCTTCGGATAATAGTGTTTACATTCCAATTTCGCAGGCTCAAAGTTTCTTTGGAACTGATGAATGTGATACGATAATTGTGCAGTTAGAAAATGATGATGAAGCAACGATTGAGAGTGTTTCTGAGACTATAGAAGAGGCTTTCAGCGGTCAAGTCTCGGTGATTTCTTCAACTGCTGTGCTTAGTACCATTTCAAGTGTTTTCTCCACCATGGAACTTTTCTTAGGTGGAATAGCTGGTATCTCGCTTCTAGTGGCGGGGATAGGTATAATGAATATTATGATTGTTTCTTTGATGGAGCGTACAAGAGAGATAGGGATACTGAAAGCGTTGGGTATGAGAAGTCGAACGGTGCTTTTGATTTTCTTAAGTGAAGCTGTAATAGTTGGGTTGATGGGTGCAGTAATTGGCGTAGCTTCAGGCTGGGTTTTGGCAAACGTAGTCGCAGCAGTCCTTAGTGGAGGAGGACCCCCCGGTACAGGGCAAGGAACTCATGCTGCAACCGGAGGCGGAATAGCCATAACTCCTGTTTTAACTCCAGCAGTGTTCCTAGGCGCTCTAGCTTTTGGCGTAATACTCAGCGTAATCTTTGCACTTTACCCTGCTTGGCGAGCTTCGAAACTTAAACCAGTAGAAGCATTAAGGTACGAATAA